The following are from one region of the Hymenobacter radiodurans genome:
- a CDS encoding site-2 protease family protein, with product MPSLPLPDAPAPQPDHNDDFRPRYRGYFRRHRGQFNAYKPPTPRWRVYTLHLLLFVVTLITTTLAGAEWMTGRTFFDPRTVGSLSVWLSRAEIREGLWFSLPFLGVLTVHEFGHYFTARYYKVRATLPYYIPFFTGFFNTIGTFGAVIRIKDRIFSRKEFFDIGLAGPLAGFLVAIPVLMYGFTHLPPLEYIFQVHPEYRVYGADYAQYVYKSAGGDGLVLGKSLIYQFLESWLADPALLPHPNELMHYPLLLAGSLALFFTALNLLPIGQLDGGHILYGLLGFRRFNQISAVLFIGFIFYAGLGLFTVDSSDDSLLYGGPIYLFYLFTVFRRAVPTPRRALMLVLGVVAAQLALSLAVPGIAGNPGWLVFGFLLGRVMGIYHPPAPDESSLSAGRKVLGWVMLAIFVLCFTPSPFG from the coding sequence GTGCCTTCACTCCCTCTGCCTGACGCTCCGGCGCCCCAGCCCGATCATAACGACGATTTTCGACCTCGCTACCGCGGCTATTTCCGCCGTCACCGGGGACAGTTCAACGCCTATAAGCCCCCCACGCCGCGCTGGCGCGTGTACACACTGCATCTGCTGCTGTTTGTTGTCACGCTCATAACGACCACGCTGGCCGGGGCGGAGTGGATGACGGGCCGTACTTTTTTTGATCCGCGCACAGTTGGATCTTTAAGTGTATGGCTTTCACGGGCCGAAATACGGGAGGGACTGTGGTTTTCCTTGCCATTTTTGGGCGTACTCACCGTGCATGAGTTTGGGCACTACTTCACGGCGCGCTACTATAAAGTGCGGGCTACCTTACCCTACTATATTCCGTTTTTTACTGGTTTCTTTAATACCATTGGTACGTTTGGAGCGGTTATCCGCATCAAGGACCGGATTTTCTCCCGTAAGGAGTTCTTTGATATTGGGCTGGCCGGGCCGTTGGCGGGTTTCTTGGTGGCTATACCAGTGCTCATGTATGGCTTTACGCACCTGCCGCCTTTAGAATACATCTTCCAAGTTCACCCAGAATATCGCGTATATGGCGCTGATTACGCGCAATACGTGTACAAAAGTGCTGGTGGTGATGGTTTAGTCCTGGGCAAGTCGTTGATTTATCAATTCTTGGAGTCGTGGCTGGCTGATCCGGCGCTACTTCCTCATCCCAATGAGCTAATGCACTACCCCCTGTTGCTGGCGGGCTCGTTGGCGCTATTCTTTACGGCGCTCAACCTGTTGCCTATTGGTCAACTCGATGGGGGGCATATTCTGTATGGCTTGCTAGGTTTCCGGCGCTTCAATCAGATTTCAGCGGTACTGTTTATCGGGTTTATCTTTTATGCGGGACTGGGGCTGTTTACTGTTGATAGCTCCGATGACTCGCTGCTGTATGGTGGCCCGATTTATCTGTTTTACTTATTTACCGTGTTTCGCCGGGCCGTGCCCACGCCGCGCCGGGCGCTGATGCTGGTGTTGGGCGTAGTGGCGGCCCAGTTGGCGCTTAGTTTGGCTGTACCGGGCATTGCGGGCAACCCAGGCTGGCTGGTGTTTGGGTTTCTGCTGGGCCGCGTGATGGGCATTTATCACCCACCGGCTCCCGACGAAAGTTCACTGAGCGCCGGCCGTAAGGTGCTGGGCTGGGTAATGCTGGCTATTTTTGTGCTCTGCTTCACGCCTTCACCTTTCGGTTAA